Proteins from a genomic interval of Lolium perenne isolate Kyuss_39 chromosome 1, Kyuss_2.0, whole genome shotgun sequence:
- the LOC127293219 gene encoding glyoxylase I 4 — MVNTTAAMMSVGRSGGLPLASLNHISIVCRSVEASLDFYMNVLGFTPVRRPGSFNFDGAWLFNYGIGIHLLQSEDPDSLPEKTEINPKDNHISFQCESMPAVERRLKELDIPYIKRCVEEGGIFVDQIFFHDPDGFMIEICNCDNLPVIPLGDHTFAMASCKRAVAAKQQPLTPVPAQAAPPATAAAQCVPSANKAMPRVAGDEAAAHISCA; from the exons ATGGTGAACACGACTGCAGCTATGATGAGCGTCGGCAGGAGCGGCGGCCTTCCGCTGGCGTCGCTGAACCACATCAGCATCGTGTGCAGATCCGTGGAGGCGTCGCTCGACTTCTACATGAACGTCCTCGGCTTCACCCCCGTCCGTCGCCCCGGGTCTTTCAACTTCGATGGCGCATG GTTGTTCAACTACGGGATTGGCATCCACCTGCTGCAGTCGGAGGACCCCGATAGTTTACCGGAGAAGACAGAGATCAACCCAAAGGATAATCACATCTCTTTTCAG TGCGAGAGCATGCCGGCGGTGGAGCGGCGGCTCAAGGAGCTGGACATCCCCTACATCAAGCGGTGCGTGGAGGAGGGCGGCATCTTTGTGGACCAGATCTTCTTCCACGACCCCGACGGCTTCATGATCGAGATCTGCAACTGCGACAACCTCCCGGTCATCCCGCTCGGCGACCACACCTTCGCCATGGCTTCCTGCAAGAGGGCCGTCGCCGCCAAGCAACAACCGCTGACGCCGGTGCCGGCGCAAGCTGCTCCTCCAGCGACGGCGGCAGCCCAGTGCGTGCCGTCGGCCAACAAGGCCATGCCGCGCGTCGCCGGAGATGAGGCGGCGGCGCACATCTCGTGCGCGTGA